The following proteins are encoded in a genomic region of Struthio camelus isolate bStrCam1 chromosome 3, bStrCam1.hap1, whole genome shotgun sequence:
- the LOC138066806 gene encoding T-cell activation Rho GTPase-activating protein-like isoform X2 — protein sequence MHTRCGSTFLLKHRVPLGQLWLLCGKDEAAGGREEEEEDGHGLKCTNALVLVWPNDGCVVTFRSREAKELWLSTMLRPSPGAPETRVTRLASLWLLVTAVSFQGASGSLTARTVEALVSAEAGTKQSPVLAPSAAEEGLGHSTAEGTKTRKRFLPWPFARRRASANGDGPGQPDSGLGTPLFGQPLATLCGEQGTLPQPVQELLAILYREGPATEGIFRKGASEKARRDLREELNKGGAVDLASQPVHLLAGILKDFLRNIPCTLLSAALYDSWMLALEKPSREEKIEGLREVADQLPRANVLLLKPLLAVLHRISQNAGTSRMGASNLAIWVGPSMLSPGTDSTLPLEVQREIYDRRTQGPLSRTLQKLPAAPQPLSCSSPEGEAPEMARVPLPLHCLLWKSSSAQCPGGARSQPCPPPTAREAEGTRNTPALRTMLRLSSKSRAWRRRPWSNRLPPCLPRSQLPLHPQCPAGAPRRAAVLLPRAFP from the exons atgcacacgag gtgcggctccaccttcctgctcaagcaccgcgtgcctctcggccagctctggctgctgtgcgggaaggacgaggcggcgggcgggcgcgaagaggaggaagaggacgggcatggcctgaagtgcaccaatgccctcgtcctcgtctggcccaacgacggctgcgtggtcactttccg gtcgcgggaggccaaggagctgtggctgagcacgatgctcag gccgagcccaggagccccggagacccgcgtcacccgactcgcctccctttggctcctcgtcacggccgtcagcttccagggcgcc tcggggtcgctgaccgcccggaccgtcgaggccttggtttcggcggag gctggcaccaagcagagccccgtcttggccccatcggctgctgaagagggacttggccactccactg cagaggggactaagacaaggaagaggttcctgccatggccgtttgctcggagacgagcctcggccaacggggacggccccgggcagccggactctggcctcgggacgcctctctttggccagcctctggctaccctttgtggagagcaggggaccctgccccagccagtccag gagctgctggccatattgtacagggaagggcctgccacggagggcatattccggaaaggtgccagtgagaaggcccgcagggacttgagggaggagctgaacaaaggaggggccgttgacttggcaagccaacccgtgcacctcttggcaggaatcttgaag gacttcctgcgaaatatcccctgcacgctcctctcggcggccctctacgacagctggatgctggctctggagaagccaagcagggaggagaagattgaaggcctgaggga ggtggctgaccaactgcccagggcaaatgtgctgctgctcaagcccttgctcgcggtgctccaccgcatcagccagaacgcaggcaccagcaggatgggcgccagcaacctggccatctgggtggggcccagcatgctgagcccgggcacggacagcacactcccgctggaagtgcagagagagatctacgacagg cgcacccaggggccgctcagcaggacgctgcagaagctgcctgcggccccccagccgctgagctgcagcagccccgagggagaagccccagagatggcacgtgtgcctctgcccctccactgcctcctctggaaaagcagctcagcacaatgcccaggaggcgctcggagccagccctgtcctcccccgaccgctcgggaggcagaaggcaccaggaacacgccagcactgcggacaatgttgcggttgagcagcaagagccgagcttggcgaaggaggccctggagcaaccgcctgcccccttgcctgccccggtctcagctgcctctgcacccgcagtgcccggcaggtgctccccggagagctgctgtcctgctccccagggcctttccataa
- the LOC138066806 gene encoding T-cell activation Rho GTPase-activating protein-like isoform X1, with protein sequence MHTRCGSTFLLKHRVPLGQLWLLCGKDEAAGGREEEEEDGHGLKCTNALVLVWPNDGCVVTFRSREAKELWLSTMLRPSPGAPETRVTRLASLWLLVTAVSFQGASGSLTARTVEALVSAEAGTKQSPVLAPSAAEEGLGHSTAEGTKTRKRFLPWPFARRRASANGDGPGQPDSGLGTPLFGQPLATLCGEQGTLPQPVQELLAILYREGPATEGIFRKGASEKARRDLREELNKGGAVDLASQPVHLLAGILKDFLRNIPCTLLSAALYDSWMLALEKPSREEKIEGLREVADQLPRANVLLLKPLLAVLHRISQNAGTSRMGASNLAIWVGPSMLSPGTDSTLPLEVQREIYDRVMVLVEFLIENCTAIFGDDVALPCSPSAAEAPEHTGSSAAHPGAAQQDAAEAACGPPAAELQQPRGRSPRDGTCASAPPLPPLEKQLSTMPRRRSEPALSSPDRSGGRRHQEHASTADNVAVEQQEPSLAKEALEQPPAPLPAPVSAASAPAVPGRCSPESCCPAPQGLSITLLGPAAIPTSCWRATRTTRKSRRRRRRRRRRRRRRRRRSRRRSRRRRRRRRRRREKEREREREREREREG encoded by the exons atgcacacgag gtgcggctccaccttcctgctcaagcaccgcgtgcctctcggccagctctggctgctgtgcgggaaggacgaggcggcgggcgggcgcgaagaggaggaagaggacgggcatggcctgaagtgcaccaatgccctcgtcctcgtctggcccaacgacggctgcgtggtcactttccg gtcgcgggaggccaaggagctgtggctgagcacgatgctcag gccgagcccaggagccccggagacccgcgtcacccgactcgcctccctttggctcctcgtcacggccgtcagcttccagggcgcc tcggggtcgctgaccgcccggaccgtcgaggccttggtttcggcggag gctggcaccaagcagagccccgtcttggccccatcggctgctgaagagggacttggccactccactg cagaggggactaagacaaggaagaggttcctgccatggccgtttgctcggagacgagcctcggccaacggggacggccccgggcagccggactctggcctcgggacgcctctctttggccagcctctggctaccctttgtggagagcaggggaccctgccccagccagtccag gagctgctggccatattgtacagggaagggcctgccacggagggcatattccggaaaggtgccagtgagaaggcccgcagggacttgagggaggagctgaacaaaggaggggccgttgacttggcaagccaacccgtgcacctcttggcaggaatcttgaag gacttcctgcgaaatatcccctgcacgctcctctcggcggccctctacgacagctggatgctggctctggagaagccaagcagggaggagaagattgaaggcctgaggga ggtggctgaccaactgcccagggcaaatgtgctgctgctcaagcccttgctcgcggtgctccaccgcatcagccagaacgcaggcaccagcaggatgggcgccagcaacctggccatctgggtggggcccagcatgctgagcccgggcacggacagcacactcccgctggaagtgcagagagagatctacgacagg gtgatggtgctggtggagtttctcatcgagaactgcacagctatctttggggacgacgtggccttgccttgcagcccctcggctgcggaggcacccgagcacacgggcagctccgcag cgcacccaggggccgctcagcaggacgctgcagaagctgcctgcggccccccagccgctgagctgcagcagccccgagggagaagccccagagatggcacgtgtgcctctgcccctccactgcctcctctggaaaagcagctcagcacaatgcccaggaggcgctcggagccagccctgtcctcccccgaccgctcgggaggcagaaggcaccaggaacacgccagcactgcggacaatgttgcggttgagcagcaagagccgagcttggcgaaggaggccctggagcaaccgcctgcccccttgcctgccccggtctcagctgcctctgcacccgcagtgcccggcaggtgctccccggagagctgctgtcctgctccccagggcctttccataacactgctgggacctgctgccattcccacttcctgctggcgggccacaaggaccacgagaaagagcaggagaaggagaaggagaaggagaaggagaaggagaaggagaaggagaaggtcaagaagaaggtcaagaagaaggagaaggagaaggagaagaaggagagagaaagaaagagaaagagaaagagaaagagaaagagaaagagaaggataa